A single window of Chitinophaga sp. XS-30 DNA harbors:
- a CDS encoding DUF1648 domain-containing protein, with translation MNTKPKLHPTPNTLDQLLESAGWIALTSLWAIAIYHYSNLPDTIPTHYNFTGQPDRYGGKAALLVLPVIGTLLFAGMTILGKRPHLFNYPRAITATNALQQYTLATRLLRFLKLGIILVFLLVVWDTIAVATGQSKGLGWWSMIALPFMIVLPATWYIIKAMKAR, from the coding sequence ATGAACACAAAGCCAAAGCTCCACCCCACCCCCAACACCCTGGATCAGCTCCTTGAATCCGCAGGATGGATCGCGCTGACCTCCCTCTGGGCCATCGCTATCTATCACTATTCCAATCTGCCGGATACCATTCCCACCCACTATAATTTCACCGGCCAGCCGGACCGTTACGGCGGCAAGGCGGCGCTGCTCGTATTGCCCGTCATCGGCACGCTGTTGTTCGCCGGCATGACCATCCTCGGCAAACGTCCGCATTTGTTCAACTACCCCAGGGCAATAACAGCCACCAACGCCCTGCAGCAATACACCCTCGCCACACGCCTGCTCCGTTTCCTCAAACTGGGCATCATCCTCGTTTTTTTACTGGTCGTCTGGGACACTATTGCCGTGGCAACCGGACAATCCAAAGGGCTGGGATGGTGGTCCATGATCGCTCTTCCTTTCATGATCGTGCTCCCCGCCACCTGGTACATCATCAAAGCCATGAAAGCACGGTAG
- a CDS encoding nuclear transport factor 2 family protein — translation MAEQKSNQEFETKNVGQEIKEALVKADVSGDWSGFLDMMDDDVTFRATIPEGTPISGVFRGKIKVVEYFDAVLPSVASFSQNKPMEFIVDQNKVIVLGDDTYTIVKNGKSQRSPYAMVIDFKDDKISSILIIQDLSGIYLAYAPNP, via the coding sequence ATGGCAGAACAAAAATCGAATCAGGAATTTGAAACGAAAAACGTTGGACAGGAAATAAAAGAAGCCCTCGTAAAGGCTGATGTGTCCGGTGATTGGAGTGGTTTCCTGGATATGATGGACGATGATGTAACATTCAGGGCAACGATTCCTGAAGGAACTCCGATCAGTGGTGTGTTTAGGGGCAAAATAAAAGTTGTGGAATACTTTGATGCCGTCTTGCCGTCTGTAGCATCTTTTTCCCAAAATAAGCCGATGGAATTTATCGTTGATCAAAACAAAGTCATTGTATTGGGAGATGATACCTATACGATAGTCAAAAATGGGAAATCCCAACGCAGCCCTTATGCCATGGTAATTGATTTCAAGGATGATAAAATCAGCAGCATCCTTATTATTCAGGATCTTTCCGGGATATATCTGGCGTATGCTCCAAACCCATAA
- a CDS encoding histidine kinase, which produces MRDAQHCHILLLMPVVYYIVLITALLLSAWLYRQMMLYRRKYREEATFNYFTTSLFGKNTVDDILWDVAKNCISQLRLEDCVIYLLDEERQVLVQKAAYGPKNPVRFEIRDPIEIPLGRGIVGAVALHGRAEIVGDTSLDQRYIVDDERRYSEITIPIYYANKVIGIIDSEHSRKYFYTGRHLSMLEKIAAICSSKIGRTLIEEKARRQEQEVQLLHKQLAEFRLVTLKSQMNPHFLFNCLNGIYHCILSSEIDKASAYLSNFAKLLRMVLLHSEKNFISLREEVELLGHYLRIEALRTSKPFEFSILIDEGIDPDTHHVPGMLIQPFLENAIWHGLMNKDGNRKLQIHWRRLKEEVLLCEILDNGVGRDQALRKREEGHVSKGMSLCMERVDLYKALFNTTFNIHIHDLYDEDGVPQGTKVNIAFGAGRENG; this is translated from the coding sequence TTGAGAGATGCACAACATTGCCATATCTTGCTGCTCATGCCTGTCGTGTACTATATTGTCCTTATCACCGCACTGTTGCTTTCTGCCTGGTTGTACCGGCAGATGATGCTTTATCGCCGCAAATACCGGGAAGAAGCTACGTTCAACTATTTTACCACCTCCCTTTTTGGAAAAAATACGGTGGATGACATCCTCTGGGATGTGGCCAAGAACTGCATTTCGCAGCTGCGGCTGGAGGATTGTGTGATCTATCTGCTGGATGAAGAACGGCAGGTGCTGGTGCAGAAGGCGGCTTACGGCCCCAAGAACCCCGTCCGTTTCGAGATACGGGACCCTATAGAGATACCGCTGGGGCGCGGGATCGTGGGTGCTGTTGCCCTGCATGGAAGAGCGGAGATCGTGGGGGATACGTCGCTGGACCAGCGGTATATTGTGGATGATGAAAGACGGTACTCGGAGATCACCATCCCCATTTATTATGCGAATAAGGTGATCGGTATCATCGACTCGGAGCATTCGCGGAAATATTTTTATACCGGCCGCCATCTGTCCATGCTGGAAAAGATCGCCGCCATCTGTTCTTCCAAGATCGGCCGTACGCTGATAGAAGAAAAAGCGCGGCGGCAGGAGCAGGAAGTGCAGCTGCTGCATAAACAACTGGCGGAGTTCCGGCTGGTGACCCTGAAAAGCCAGATGAACCCGCATTTCCTGTTCAACTGCCTTAACGGGATCTATCATTGTATCCTGTCTTCCGAAATCGATAAAGCTTCCGCATACCTTTCCAATTTCGCAAAGCTGTTAAGAATGGTGCTGCTGCATTCGGAAAAGAATTTCATTTCCCTGCGGGAAGAAGTGGAGCTGCTGGGGCATTACCTCCGGATAGAAGCGCTGCGCACCAGCAAACCTTTCGAGTTCAGCATCCTGATCGATGAGGGGATCGATCCCGATACGCATCATGTGCCGGGCATGCTCATCCAGCCATTCCTGGAGAATGCGATCTGGCATGGCCTGATGAACAAGGACGGGAACCGGAAACTACAGATCCACTGGCGGCGGCTGAAGGAAGAAGTGTTGCTTTGCGAGATACTGGATAACGGGGTGGGGCGGGACCAGGCGCTGCGCAAGCGGGAAGAAGGGCATGTTTCCAAAGGGATGAGCCTTTGCATGGAACGGGTTGACCTGTACAAGGCATTGTTTAACACCACTTTCAACATCCATATACATGATCTTTATGATGAGGACGGCGTACCGCAGGGAACGAAGGTGAATATTGCATTTGGCGCAGGCAGGGAAAACGGGTAG
- a CDS encoding DUF5367 family protein encodes MDIIRAVTSGVMVWIFVFSTFFVLSLIPGINASETLQSVIVCIMLVLYSFLGARYYYRKGAQTNGLVAGLLMAGVILLLDAVITVPLVIYPAGGNHFTFFTSLILWVLVLEHLLVTFLYWKLKVPALR; translated from the coding sequence ATGGATATTATCAGAGCGGTGACATCCGGTGTCATGGTATGGATATTTGTATTCAGCACCTTCTTTGTATTAAGCCTGATCCCGGGCATTAATGCTTCGGAAACGCTGCAGTCCGTTATTGTTTGCATTATGTTGGTGCTGTATTCCTTCCTGGGCGCACGGTATTATTACCGCAAGGGCGCACAAACCAACGGGTTGGTTGCCGGCCTGCTGATGGCAGGCGTGATCCTGTTGCTGGATGCCGTTATTACGGTGCCGCTGGTCATTTATCCCGCTGGCGGGAATCATTTTACGTTCTTTACCAGCCTGATCTTATGGGTGCTGGTGTTGGAGCATTTGCTGGTGACCTTTCTGTATTGGAAGCTGAAGGTGCCGGCTTTGCGTTAG
- the pheS gene encoding phenylalanine--tRNA ligase subunit alpha encodes MPMEQIVQQIEAYKQEIAAFEPKTAEELEQYRIRFLGTKGLVKTLFGEMKSVPNERKKEFGQVLNAFKQLAESRYEAFQQLKDDDAAAGHELDLTLPGEPHRLGTRHPISILRNKAIRIFERLGFSIAEGPEIEDDWHNFTALNLAENHPARDMQDTFYVNHHPDWLLRTHTSSVQARVMEQGKLPIRIICPGRVYRNETISARAHCFFHQIEGLYIAENVSFADLKQTLYYFVQEMFGKDFKVRFRPSYFPFTEPSAEMDISCLICGGEGCNVCKHTGWVEILGCGMVHPQILENCGIDSTKYTGYAFGIGIERLTMLKYQIKDLRLFSENDVRFLKQFQGTI; translated from the coding sequence TTGCCTATGGAGCAGATCGTGCAGCAAATAGAAGCCTACAAACAGGAGATCGCCGCCTTCGAGCCGAAGACGGCAGAAGAGCTGGAACAATACCGCATCAGGTTCCTGGGCACCAAGGGCCTGGTCAAAACCCTGTTCGGGGAAATGAAATCGGTGCCGAATGAGCGGAAAAAGGAATTCGGGCAGGTATTGAATGCCTTCAAGCAACTGGCGGAAAGCCGTTACGAAGCATTTCAGCAACTGAAGGATGATGACGCAGCGGCCGGGCATGAACTGGACCTTACCCTTCCCGGGGAACCCCACCGCCTGGGGACCCGCCATCCCATCAGCATCCTCCGCAATAAAGCTATCCGCATTTTCGAACGCCTGGGCTTCTCCATCGCGGAAGGCCCGGAGATCGAAGACGACTGGCATAACTTCACCGCGCTGAACCTTGCCGAGAACCATCCCGCCCGGGACATGCAGGATACGTTCTATGTGAATCATCATCCGGACTGGCTGCTGCGCACCCACACTTCCTCCGTACAGGCCCGTGTGATGGAGCAGGGCAAACTCCCCATCCGCATCATCTGCCCCGGCAGGGTGTACCGGAACGAGACCATCAGCGCCCGGGCGCATTGCTTCTTCCACCAGATCGAAGGGCTTTACATCGCGGAGAACGTTTCTTTCGCCGATCTCAAACAAACCCTCTACTATTTCGTGCAGGAAATGTTCGGGAAAGACTTCAAAGTACGGTTCCGCCCCTCTTACTTCCCCTTCACCGAGCCAAGCGCGGAAATGGATATCTCCTGCCTGATCTGCGGCGGCGAAGGATGCAACGTTTGCAAACACACCGGATGGGTGGAAATACTGGGCTGCGGCATGGTACATCCGCAGATCCTGGAAAACTGCGGCATCGATTCCACAAAATATACCGGCTATGCGTTCGGTATCGGGATAGAACGCCTCACCATGCTCAAATACCAGATCAAAGACCTGCGGCTGTTCTCGGAAAACGATGTCCGTTTCCTGAAACAGTTCCAGGGAACCATATAA
- a CDS encoding SDR family oxidoreductase yields MKTILITGASRGIGAATAILAAERGYRVCINYHHNQTAAEQVAGTIRAKGGTAFLLQGDVSSEADVCRMFREVDSIGPLHALVNNVGILEKQTRVENIDAERLSRVLRSNVISCFICAREAIRRMSVKHGGAGGAIVNVSSIAARTGSPGEYVDYAASKGAMDAFTTGLSKEVADEGIRVNGVRPGFIYTDIHASGGEPGRVDRIRDTIPMKRGGQPEEVAEAILWLLSDGSSFSTGTFIDITGGR; encoded by the coding sequence ATGAAAACGATCCTGATCACCGGCGCCAGCCGCGGCATCGGCGCAGCCACAGCCATTCTTGCAGCAGAACGGGGATACCGGGTCTGCATCAACTATCATCATAACCAGACGGCAGCCGAGCAGGTAGCCGGAACGATCCGCGCAAAGGGCGGCACTGCATTTCTTTTACAGGGAGATGTTTCTTCCGAGGCGGATGTTTGCCGTATGTTCAGGGAAGTAGACAGCATCGGCCCGCTGCATGCCCTAGTAAACAATGTAGGCATCCTGGAAAAGCAGACCCGCGTGGAGAACATCGATGCGGAAAGGCTAAGCCGGGTATTACGGTCCAATGTCATCAGTTGTTTCATCTGCGCGCGCGAAGCCATCCGCCGCATGTCCGTTAAACATGGCGGAGCCGGTGGCGCGATCGTAAACGTATCTTCCATTGCGGCACGTACCGGTTCTCCCGGAGAGTATGTGGATTATGCTGCCTCCAAAGGCGCTATGGATGCCTTCACTACCGGCCTCTCCAAAGAGGTGGCTGATGAAGGCATCCGTGTGAATGGCGTCCGGCCCGGATTCATCTACACGGATATCCATGCCAGCGGCGGCGAACCGGGGCGGGTAGACCGGATCAGGGATACCATTCCCATGAAACGCGGCGGACAGCCGGAGGAAGTAGCGGAAGCCATCCTGTGGCTGCTGTCCGACGGATCTTCATTTTCCACCGGCACTTTTATCGACATCACGGGAGGTCGTTAA
- the purU gene encoding formyltetrahydrofolate deformylase produces the protein MIILIQSIDRVGLVAAISGITAKHGLNIISLREHVDKVENRFFMRIETENDTAAPVLETEIKSVLPQDALVTIDPRPEKKIIVMVTKEYHCLADILVRNYFGTLGASVQCVIGNHNVLENICTRFDVPFHLVSHEEHDRQAFEEKIIRIIDGHQPDYIVLAKFMRILSPGFVKQYPTRIINIHHSFLPAFAGAHPYRQAFERGVKLIGATSHFVTNELDEGPIIAQQVIPVNHSFTAAGMMKAGQEIEVSVLARALRLVFTDRVFVYENKTVVFE, from the coding sequence ATGATCATCCTCATTCAATCCATCGACAGGGTAGGCCTCGTGGCCGCCATTTCCGGCATCACCGCAAAGCACGGTCTCAATATCATCTCCCTCCGGGAGCATGTGGACAAAGTGGAGAACCGCTTTTTCATGCGCATCGAAACAGAGAACGACACAGCTGCGCCTGTGCTGGAAACGGAAATAAAATCCGTGTTACCGCAGGATGCGCTGGTCACCATCGATCCCCGGCCTGAGAAAAAGATCATTGTGATGGTCACCAAAGAATATCATTGCCTGGCGGACATACTGGTGCGGAACTATTTCGGAACGCTGGGGGCATCCGTACAGTGCGTGATCGGCAACCACAACGTGCTGGAAAACATCTGTACACGCTTCGATGTGCCGTTCCACCTCGTATCTCATGAGGAACATGACCGGCAGGCATTCGAAGAAAAGATCATCAGGATTATTGACGGGCATCAGCCGGATTATATCGTGCTTGCCAAATTCATGCGCATACTTTCCCCGGGCTTTGTAAAGCAGTATCCTACCCGCATCATCAACATACATCATTCTTTCCTGCCTGCATTCGCCGGGGCGCATCCTTACCGGCAGGCATTTGAAAGAGGGGTGAAGCTCATCGGCGCCACCTCCCATTTTGTCACGAATGAACTGGATGAAGGCCCCATTATCGCGCAGCAGGTGATCCCGGTCAACCATTCCTTCACGGCGGCGGGGATGATGAAAGCAGGGCAGGAGATCGAAGTTTCCGTGCTTGCGAGGGCGTTAAGACTGGTATTTACAGACCGGGTTTTCGTGTATGAGAATAAAACCGTGGTATTTGAATAA
- a CDS encoding AraC family transcriptional regulator: MTRDILAINDFVVLIEASASEATVVERCGFDRQIVCFSFYGSGNVDLTVNYEGGPRTYTNTKGLAISFAADKGVEFVHTISASQPLNCICVYATIPNLLNRPEYEVDTFVTHVPELLEPKESYVEGPAFYMSPDMLSAVDKIFNTRYQGATRLMFIRSQVMELLSHFFAIAAGQCHIKPSGAADKLFQVKEILDRNMDAPPSLQELSRMIGLNSSRLKKDFREMFGMPVFKYLQQERLGKAHSLLTTTDKSIQEVAWFVGYDSLSSFSSAFLKKFGIRPSEVRKKSS; encoded by the coding sequence ATGACAAGGGATATTCTGGCCATAAATGATTTTGTTGTACTGATAGAAGCCTCTGCATCCGAAGCAACGGTTGTAGAGAGATGCGGCTTCGACAGGCAGATCGTCTGCTTTTCTTTTTACGGCTCGGGGAATGTAGACTTAACGGTCAATTACGAAGGCGGGCCGCGCACTTATACCAATACCAAAGGGCTTGCGATTTCCTTTGCGGCCGACAAAGGCGTTGAGTTTGTACATACGATATCCGCCAGCCAGCCGCTGAACTGCATCTGTGTGTACGCTACCATTCCCAATCTGCTGAACCGCCCGGAATACGAAGTGGATACGTTCGTGACACATGTTCCGGAACTGCTGGAGCCGAAGGAAAGCTATGTGGAAGGCCCCGCTTTCTATATGTCCCCTGATATGCTCTCGGCGGTAGACAAGATCTTCAATACCCGTTATCAGGGCGCCACCCGCCTGATGTTCATCCGTAGCCAGGTCATGGAGCTGCTGTCCCATTTTTTTGCCATAGCCGCTGGTCAATGTCATATCAAACCATCCGGAGCGGCGGACAAGCTGTTCCAGGTAAAAGAGATACTGGACAGGAACATGGATGCCCCGCCATCGCTGCAGGAGCTTTCCCGTATGATCGGCCTTAACAGCTCCCGGCTGAAAAAGGATTTCAGGGAGATGTTCGGGATGCCCGTTTTCAAATATCTGCAGCAGGAACGCCTGGGCAAGGCGCATAGTTTGTTAACCACAACGGATAAAAGCATTCAGGAAGTAGCCTGGTTTGTGGGCTACGACAGTCTCAGTTCCTTTTCAAGCGCATTTCTCAAAAAATTCGGTATCCGCCCGAGCGAGGTCAGAAAAAAATCCTCCTGA
- a CDS encoding NAD-dependent epimerase/dehydratase family protein, giving the protein MILVTGGSGFLGSYLLRSLVQAGTPVRALYRRQIPEQVNDIKNGVEWVQGDVLDTGALEDAMQGVEQVYHCAAVVSFQPDKRAEMLRINVEGTANVVNLALEYGIKKIVHVSSVAALGRARQQTDISEDATWEDSKNNSYYAISKHLSEMEIWRGIAEGLDAVIVNPSIILGSGFWHDGSGMMLKNAWKEFPYYTDGVNGFVDVHDVVDVMLRLMNSDITAQRFILSAENWAYRQLFNQMAEELGKKPPHIAAKPWMAELVWRMAKLKGMITGKRPLLTKETARTAQLRVYYSHDKILKALPDFRFRPLEHTVAEICAAYKAYRGASASST; this is encoded by the coding sequence ATGATCCTTGTGACCGGCGGTTCGGGTTTTCTTGGCAGCTATTTGTTACGTTCACTGGTACAGGCCGGTACGCCGGTAAGGGCATTGTACCGCCGGCAAATACCGGAACAGGTGAATGATATCAAAAACGGGGTGGAATGGGTGCAGGGCGATGTACTGGATACCGGCGCGCTGGAAGATGCCATGCAGGGTGTGGAACAGGTGTACCATTGCGCGGCCGTCGTGTCCTTTCAGCCGGACAAAAGAGCGGAGATGCTCCGGATCAATGTGGAAGGCACCGCGAATGTGGTGAACCTTGCCCTGGAATACGGCATAAAAAAGATCGTGCACGTCAGCTCCGTGGCCGCACTTGGCCGCGCCAGGCAACAGACCGATATTTCGGAAGACGCTACCTGGGAAGACAGCAAAAACAACTCCTACTACGCCATCAGCAAACACCTCAGTGAAATGGAAATATGGCGGGGGATCGCAGAAGGGCTGGATGCCGTGATCGTCAACCCGTCCATCATCCTGGGCAGCGGTTTCTGGCATGACGGCTCAGGCATGATGCTGAAAAACGCCTGGAAAGAATTCCCCTACTATACGGATGGTGTGAATGGCTTTGTGGATGTACACGATGTGGTGGATGTAATGCTACGCCTCATGAACAGCGACATTACCGCGCAACGGTTCATTCTTTCCGCGGAGAACTGGGCTTACCGCCAGCTGTTCAACCAGATGGCGGAAGAACTGGGTAAAAAACCGCCGCATATCGCCGCCAAACCCTGGATGGCGGAACTGGTATGGCGGATGGCAAAACTGAAAGGGATGATCACGGGCAAACGTCCGCTGCTGACAAAAGAGACCGCCCGCACCGCACAACTGAGAGTGTATTACAGCCACGACAAGATATTGAAGGCGCTCCCTGATTTCCGGTTCAGACCACTGGAACATACGGTGGCGGAGATATGTGCTGCTTACAAAGCATACCGCGGGGCCTCCGCTTCATCAACGTAA
- a CDS encoding 3-hydroxyacyl-CoA dehydrogenase family protein, protein MIHTIAVCGAGTMGAGIAQVSATAGYYTLLFDTRQEALDNGIAQISHNLRTAVKKGRLEEQRVPEILSRIRTVNDAQECIAEVIIEAIVESIPAKIALFNQLAEINHSDTIFATNTSSLSVSAIAQGIVNPARVAGMHFFNPAHLMQLVEIVSGKATHESITASLSELAKQMGKTPVHVKDAPGFIVNRVARHYYLEAMQIAEDGVCDIRTADRLLESAGFRMGPFALMDLIGNDVNYAVTCSLYEAFDKAPRFRPGQMQADKVARGELGRKTGKGFYEY, encoded by the coding sequence ATGATCCACACAATTGCCGTTTGCGGCGCGGGCACTATGGGCGCAGGCATCGCACAGGTCTCCGCCACCGCGGGATACTATACTTTGCTGTTCGATACCCGGCAGGAAGCGCTGGACAATGGCATCGCCCAGATCAGCCATAACCTCCGCACCGCCGTAAAAAAAGGCCGGCTGGAGGAACAGCGGGTACCGGAAATATTGTCCAGGATCAGGACCGTCAACGATGCACAGGAATGCATTGCGGAGGTCATCATCGAAGCCATTGTGGAAAGCATCCCGGCCAAGATCGCCCTCTTCAACCAGCTGGCCGAGATCAATCACAGCGATACCATCTTTGCCACCAATACCTCTTCATTATCCGTCTCCGCCATTGCACAGGGGATCGTCAACCCTGCGCGCGTGGCCGGCATGCACTTCTTCAACCCCGCGCATCTCATGCAGCTGGTGGAGATCGTCAGCGGTAAAGCCACCCATGAAAGCATCACCGCATCACTGTCGGAACTCGCAAAGCAGATGGGCAAAACGCCCGTGCATGTAAAAGACGCACCGGGGTTCATCGTCAACCGCGTAGCCCGGCATTATTATCTCGAAGCGATGCAGATCGCGGAAGATGGCGTATGCGATATCCGGACGGCAGACCGGCTGCTCGAATCCGCAGGCTTCAGGATGGGGCCCTTTGCCTTGATGGACCTCATCGGCAATGATGTCAACTATGCCGTTACCTGCTCCCTTTATGAAGCATTCGACAAAGCGCCGCGCTTCAGGCCCGGGCAGATGCAGGCCGATAAAGTGGCCAGGGGAGAGCTTGGCCGCAAAACCGGGAAAGGCTTTTACGAATATTGA